A stretch of Henckelia pumila isolate YLH828 chromosome 4, ASM3356847v2, whole genome shotgun sequence DNA encodes these proteins:
- the LOC140862428 gene encoding RNA-binding KH domain-containing protein PEPPER-like: protein MSGLEAVVGHLRKFLVDHTVLPLFEKSYNAPATQERQVEAWAGKTSLHTTPQTSLGSNYSVSLKRDSLFLDRERELESRLSSSRLSVYGADHGLGSHPSAIGHYGGPIVTQVAQMMQVPLAYAEDIIGVQGANIDYIRRTSGTILTVQESRGLSDEITVEIKGTSSQVQLAQQLIQDFTSGHREQLQGTYGKLESNLRHSYSQLGRSSYEICVVEYVMCTRFGG from the exons ATGTCAGGCTTGGAAGCTGTGGTGGGTCACCTGAGAAAGTTTTTGGTGGATCACACAGTTCTTCCTTTATTTGAGAAGAGT TATAATGCTCCGGCGACGCAGGAACGACAAGTAGAAGCATGGGCTGGGAAAACATCACTGCATACTACCCCACAAACGTCACTAGGTTCCAATTACTCTGTTTCTCTAAAGCGGGATTCACTCTTCCTTGACCGTGAAAGAGAGCTAGAATCCCGTTTGAGTTCGTCCAGACTTTCAGTGTATGGAGCAGATCATGGACTTGGAAGTCACCCTTCAGCAATAGGACATTATGGCGGGCCTATTGTCACTCAG GTTGCACAGATGATGCAAGTACCACTTGCTTATGCAGAGGATATAATTGGAGTTCAGGGAGCAAATATTGATTACATTAGACGTACTAGTGGTACCATTCTAACTGTGCAAGAGAGTAGGGGCTTGTCTGATGAAATCACCGTGGAGATAAAAGGCACCTCTTCACAAGTTCAACTAGCCCAACAACTTATTCAG GACTTCACCAGTGGTCACAGAGAGCAACTTCAGGGGACCTATGGCAAGCTAGAATCCAATTTACGACATTCCTACTCTCAGTTAGGTAGAAGTTCTTACGAAATATGTGTGGTTGAATATGTTATGTGTACACGTTTTGGTGGTTGA